The following nucleotide sequence is from Streptomyces brevispora.
ATCTCCGTCGTCACCAACGGCCTCGCGCTCGCCGCCCACTTCGGCGACGGAGTGCTGCGCGCCGGGGACGTCGCCGCCGGCATCCTCGGCGCGGTCGTCCGGGACCCGGCTGCCGACCGGGTGATCTGGCAGGAGTACCTGGAGACGGTGGTGCGCGAGCGGGACGGCTGGAAGGACTTCTACCGCGCCTGCCGTGAGGCCTCCGTATGACCGGCGCCCCGCACCCCGGAGGGCCGCTGCTGCTGGGGGTGCGGCACCACGGCCCCGGCTCGGCCCGCGCCGTCGGCGCCGCACTGGAGGCCGCCCGTCCGCGGGCGGTGCTCATCGAGGGCCCGCCCGAGGGCGACGCACTGCTGCCGCTGGCCGCCGACGAGCAGATGCGGCCGCCCGTCGCCCTGCTCGCCCATGCGGTGGACGATCCCGGACGGGCGGCGTTCTGGCCGCTCGCCGAGTTCTCGCCCGAATGGGTCGCGATCCGCTGGGCCCTCGCGCACGGCGTCCCGGTCCGTTTCATCGACCTGCCCGCCGCCCACTCGCTGGCCATCACGGAGGAAGAGGAGCGCCGGGCTCCGGCGGAACAGGACGGCGGACCGGGCCCCGCCCCGTCCGCCCCGGTCGACCCCATCGGCGTGCTGGCCGAGACCGCGGGCTACGACGACGCCGAGCGCTGGTGGGAGGACGTCGTCGAACACCGCGCCCACGACGGCGGCCCCGGCGACCCGTTGGCGGCCTTCGCCGCGCTCGGCGAGGCGATGACCGCCCTGCGCGAGGTGTACGGCGACGGCGGCCACCCCCGGGACGCGGTCCGCGAGGCGTACATGCGGATCCAGTTGCGCACGGCGCGCAAGGAGTTCGGCGACGACTTCGCCGTGGTCTGCGGCGCCTGGCACGTTCCCGCGCTCGAAACGAGGACGACACTCGCCGCCGACCGTGCTCTCCTCAAGGGCCTGCCCAAGGTCAAGGCCGAGCTGACGTGGGTGCCCTGGACCCACCACCGACTCGCCCGGCACAGCGGATACGGGGCCGGGATCGACTCACCCGGCTGGTACGCCCACCTCTTCGCATCCCCGGACCGCCCGGTCGAACGGTGGATGACCGAGGTCGCCGGACTCCTGCGCGACGAGGACCACTTCGTGTCGTCCGCCCATGTCATCGAGGCCGTCCGGCTCGCCGCGACCCTCGCCGCCATGCGGGGCCGGCCGCTCGCCGGCCTGAGCGAGGTGACCGACGCGGTCCGGGCCGTGATGTGCGACGGCTCCGACGTACCGCTCGCACTCGTCCGCGACCGGCTGATCGTCGGCGGAACACTCGGCGAGGTACCGGACACCGCCCCCGCCGTACCGCTCCAGCGCGACCTCACCCGCAGTCAGCGCACCCTGCGGCTCAAACCGGAGCCGTCCGAACGGGAGATGGAGTTCGACCTCCGCAAGGACACCGACGCGGCCCGCAGCCGTCTGCTGCACCGGCTGCGGATCCTCGGCGTCGGCTGGGGCGAACCCACCGAGGGCCGGGGGAGCACCGGCACCTTCCGGGAGAGCTGGCGGCTGCGCTGGGAGCCCGAGTTGTACGTACGCGTCGCGGAGGCGGGCGTATGGGGCACCACCGTGCTCTCCGCCGCGACCGCCCGCGCCGAGTCGGACGCCCTGGCGGCCACCGCCCTCGCCGAGGTCACCACGCTCGCCGAACGGTGCCTGCTGGCCGAACTGCCCGAGGCACTGCCCGTCGTGATGCGCGTGCTCGCCGACCGGGCCGCACTCGACACGGACGTCGGCCATCTCGCCGACGCCCTGCCGTCCCTGGCCAGGACGCTGCGCTACGGGGACGTCCGGTCCACGGACACCTCGGCGCTCGGCGAGGTCGCGGCCGGGCTCGCGGAGCGGATCTGCGTCGGGCTGCCTTCCGCCTGCACCGGACTCGACACCGACGGGGCCGCCGCGCTGCGCCGCCAGGTGGACGGCGTCCACACGGCGATCGGACTGCTCGCCGGCGCCCTGCCCGCGAACGCGGACGGGCTGCGCGACCGCTGGAGGGCGGTGCTGCGCAAGCTCGCCGCCCGGGACACGGTCGCGGGCGTGATCCGGGGCCGGGCCGCCCGGCTGCTGCTCGACGACGGGCACCTCGAACAGGACGACGCGGCCAGGCTGATGGGCCTGGCCCTGTCGCCCGGCACGCCGCCCGCCGACGCCGCCGCCTGGATCGAGGGCTTCGTCGGCGGGGCGGCCGGTGGCGGCATGCTCCTGGTCCATGACGAGAGGCTGCTCGCCCTGGTCGACTCCTGGCTGACCGGGGTCTCCCCGGACACCTTCACCGACGTGCTGCCGCTGCTGCGCCGCACCTTCTCGGCGTACGAATCAGGCGTCCGGCGCACGCTGGGCGAGCTCGTCCGGCGCGGCCCGGCCGCCGGCGGAGGGGCCGGGGCGACAGGCGCGGTCCCGGGCGGCGGGGCGACGGCCCCCGGATTCGGCCCCGTCCTCGACGGACCGAGGGCCGACGCGGTGCTGCCGGTGCTGCACCTGCTGCTGGGACTGCACGCGGACGCGCCCACGGAGAAGTACGAGTACACCGAGGAACCGCTGGGGGCAACGGCATGACGACGGACGGGACCATCAGGGCTGCCGGAACCAACAAGCCGGCCGGGACCAACAAGCCCGCCGGGACCAACAAGCCCGCCGGTACAGACAAACTGGCCGGTACAGACAAGCCCGCCGGGACGGACAAGGCGGCTCGGGTGCGTGGCGCGGATGACGGTGAGCGGCTGCGGCGCTGGCGCATGGTGCTGGGCGCGGACAGTGCGGAGAGTACGGGCTGCGCCCTCACCGGGCGCGACGCCGCGATGGACGGCGCCCTGACCGCCCTGTACGAGGGCGCGGGGAGGAAGCCCGGCGGACGGGGCAGCGGCGGCCGCTCGGCCGGTCTGGGCGCCTCCGCGCCCTCCGTGGCCCGCTGGCTGGGGGACATACGTACGTACTTCCCCAGCTCCGTCGTCCAGATCATGCAGCGCGACGCCATCGACCGCCTCGGCCTCTCCGCGCTCCTGCTCGAACCGGAGATGCTGGAAGCCGTGGAGGCGGACGTGCATCTCGTCGGCACCCTGCTCTCGCTCAACAAGGTGATGCCCGAGACGACGAAGGAGACCGCGAGAGCCGTCGTGCGCAAGGTCGTCGAGACGCTGGAGAGCCGGCTCACCACCCGTACCAGGGCCGCGCTCACGGGTGCGCTGGACCGCTCGGTGAAGGTCAGTCGACCCCGCCACCACGACATCGACTGGAACCGGACCATCCGGGCCAACCTCAAGAACTATCTGACCCTCCCCGGGAAGGACGGCGAGGACGGGGCGGGCACGGTCGTGCCCGAGCGGCTCATCGGCTACGGGCGAGCGGCGCAGTCCGTGAAGAAGGACGTCATCCTCTGCATCGACCAGTCCGGTTCGATGGCGGCCTCCGTGGTGTACGCCTCGGTCTTCGGCGCCGTACTCGCCTCCATGCGCACCCTGCGGACCAGACTCGTCGTCTTCGACACGGCCGTCGTCGACCTCACCGACCAGCTCGACGACCCGGTGGACGTGCTCTTCGGCACCCAGCTCGGCGGCGGCACCGACATCAACCGGGCGCTCGCCTACTGCCAGTCCAGGATCACCCGGCCCGCCGACACCGTCGTCGTGCTCATCAGCGACCTGTACGAGGGAGGCATCCGCAACGAGATGCTGAAGCGGGTCGCCGCGATGAAGGCGTCCGGAGTGCAGTTCGTGACCCTGCTGGCCCTCTCCGACGAGGGCGCGCCCGCCTATGACCGCGACCACGCGGCGGCACTGGCCGCGCTCGGTGCTCCGGCCTTCGCCTGCACACCGGACCTCTTCCCGGAGGTGATGGCGGCCGCCATCGAGAAGCGGCCGCTGCCCGTGCCGGACGGGGAGGCCTCTGCGTGACGAGCCGTTCCCCGACCGTCGCCCCGGTGCCGATTTGTCCACTGCGACCCGGCCACCAGGGCGATCTGTGACCGTAATCACCGCCCAGGCGGGATCTGCGATTTAGGGTCCTGCGGGGCTCGGGGATAACCTGCGAGATGGACATGCCGCGTATTCGGTCACCGTGTGCGCCTTCCTAGTGACAGAGCAGTCACGTTGCCCCTCGCGGCACGCCCACGCAGAAAACCAACCGCGAGACCATTTGATAAGGGACGGACGCGCGTGGACCTGTTCGAGTACCAGGCGAGGGACCTCTTCGCCAAGCACGGTGTACCGGTGCTGGCCGGTGAAGTCATCGACACGCCTGAGGCAGCCCGCGAGGCGACCGAGCGGCTGGGCGGCAAGTCTGTCGTCAAGGCGCAGGTGAAGGTCGGCGGCCGCGGCAAGGCCGGTGGCGTCAAGCTGGCCGCCACCCCCGACGAGGCGGTCGCCCGGGCGACCGACATTCTTGGCATGGACATCAAGGGCCACACGGTCCACAAGGTGATGATCGCCGAGCTCTCCCCGGAGATCGAGGCGGAGTACTACGTCTCGTACCTCCTCGACCGCACGAACCGCACCTTCCTGGCCATGGCCTCGGTGCAGGGCGGCATGGACATCGAGGAGGTCGCGGAGAAGACCCCCGAGGCCCTCGCGAAGGTCCCGGTCAACGCCGTTGACGGCGTGGACATCGTGAAGGCCCGCGAGATCGTGGCCCAGGCGAAGTTCCCGGCCGACGTGGCCGAGGGTGTCGCCGAGGCCATGGTGACCCTGTGGGACACCTTCGTCGCCGAGGACGCACTCCTCGTCGAGGTCAACCCGCTGGTGAAGACCAAGGACGGGCGAATCCTGGCCCTGGACGGAAAGGTGTCTCTCGACGAGAACGCCGACTTCCGTCAGCCCGGCCACGAGGCGCTCGAGGACAAGGCCGCAGCCAACCCGCTCGAGGCTGCCGCCAAGGCCAAGAACCTCAACTACGTCAAGCTCGACGGCGAGGTCGGCATCATCGGTAACGGTGCCGGTCTGGTCATGTCGACCCTGGACGTCGTCGCGTACGCCGGTGAGAACCACGGCAACGTGAAGCCCGCCAACTTCCTCGACATCGGTGGCGGCGCCTCCGCAGAGGTCATGGCGAACGGCCTCGAGATCATCCTCGGCGACCCGGACGTCAAGTCCGTCTTCGTCAACGTCTTCGGCGGCATCACCGCCTGCGACGAGGTCGCCAACGGCATCGTCCAGGCGCTCGAGCTGCTCAAGTCCAAGGGCGAAGCGGTCACCAAGCCGCTCGTCGTGCGCCTTGACGGCAACAACGCGGAGCTGGGTCGCAAGATCCTTTCCGACGCCAACCACCCGCTCGTTCAGCGTGTGGACACCATGGACGGCGCGGCCGACAAGGCCGCCGAGCTCGCCGCGGCTGCGAAGTAAGGAAGAGGGACTCAGACCACCATGGCTATCTTCCTCACCAAGGACAGCAAGGTCATCGTCCAGGGGATGACCGGCGCGACGGGCATGAAGCACACCAAGCTCATGCTCGCCGACGGCACCAACATCGTCGGCGGCGTGAACCCGCGCAAGGCCGGCACCTCCGTCGACTTCGACGGCAGCGAGATCCCGGTCTTCGGTTCCGTCAAGGAAGCGATGGAGAAGACCGGCGCGAACGTGTCCGTCCTCTTCGTGCCGCCGGCCTTCTCGAAGGCCGCCGTCATCGAGGCGATCGACGCCGAGATCCCCCTCGCCGTCGTGATCACCGAGGGCATCGCCGTCCACGACTCGGCCGCCTTCTGGGCGTACGCCGGCGCGAAGGGCAACAAGACCCGGATCATCGGTCCGAACTGCCCCGGCCTGATCACCCCCGGTCAGTCCAACGCCGGCATCATCCCGGGCGACATCACCAAGCCCGGCCGCATCGGTCTCGTGTCGAAGTCCGGCACGCTGACCTACCAGATGATGTACGAGCTCCGTGACATCGGCTTCTCCTCCGCCGTCGGCATCGGTGGCGACCCGGTCATCGGTACGACGCACATCGACGCCCTCGCGGCGTTCGAGGCCGACCCCGAGACCGACCTGATCGTCATGATCGGCGAGATCGGCGGCGACGCCGAGGAGCGGGCGGCGGACTTCATCGCGAAGAACGTCACCAAGCCGGTCGTCGGTTACGTCGCGGGCTTCACCGCCCCCGAGGGCAAGACCATGGGCCACGCCGGCGCCATCGTCTCCGGCTCCTCCGGCACCGCGCAGGCGAAGAAGGAGGCCCTTGAGGCCGCCGGCGTCAGGGTCGGCAAGACGCCGACCGAGACCGCCAAGCTGGCGCGCGAGATCCTCGGCGCCTGACGCCTCACCGCGTCGGAGCACCACCGCAGGAGCGCGTCACCGTACGCAAGGACGCGGGCCCGAACCCCCCGATCGGGGGGTTCGGGCCCGCGTCCTTGCGTAGGTCCTGCGGGCTCAGCCCGCTCGGGGAACCAGCCGGGCCGGACCGTGCACGAGCTCGCCGCCGAGCTTCTTCTGCAGCTTCTCGGTCTGCGGGGTCAGTTTCTGCGGACCCCCGAGCGGTGGCACCCCGCCGACCTGCTGCGCGGGCGACCGGGGTGGCTCGTACTTTCTCGGGGCCGTGGCCAGGGCGATCAGCGTCAGGCCGATCAGCAGCACGGTGAACGCGATGGCCGCCCGCGTCCAGAGCTGTGCCTTGCGCTCGCTGCACGTACGGATCAGCTCCGGGACCGGCAGCGAGGACGCGGGCTGGGCGAGGGCGAGGGCGCCGAGGCGTTCGTGCAGCAGTGCGGACTGCTCGGCCGGTGTCGACGGCTCCGCGAACTCGGGCACGCGCTCGGCGACGGCCGCCCGAGCGGTCATCAGCCGCCCCGCCGCCGCCGGAGTGCTCGCCTCTGTCTCCGCCGCGGTCTCCGGCAGCCCCAGCCCGACACCGTCGTGGAGCAGCAGCGTGCGACGGTACGAGGGCGGCAGGGCCAGCATCGCGTCGAGCAGCGCACGGGGGCCCGGCGCCTCGGGCGGCGGGTCGAGGTGCCGGTGTTCGCGGCGGAACCGGTGCCACGGCGCCATCGCGTGATCGTAGGCGGCGGCCCGTACCCAGCCCACCGGGTCACGGTCCACGGCGACCTCCGGCCAGCGCTGCCAGGCGAGGCCGAAGGCCTTGCCGACGGCCTCGCGGGAGAGGCCGCGGCGGCCGGTCAGCAGATAGGTCTGGCGGAACAGTGCGGCCGCGCTGTGCCGGTACAGGGCGTCGAACGCCTCGGCGGCCGAGGGCCCGGCCTCGATCTCGGCATCAGTCTCGGAAGCCGCAGAGGCCGCAGAAGCAGCAGGATCTGCAGGAGCCGTAGTGGCCGGAGCGGCCGCAGCGGCCACGGACCCCGAACCGGTGTCACGGCCGGAACCGGCAGTGGGGGCGGTCTTGGGCGGCGCCCCGGCAGCCCGTGCGGCGTCATCCGTTGACCATTTGTTCGGGGCACCCGGCGTGAGTGCGTCGGCGTCACCGGTTCCGATCAGCCTGGCGTACGCCTCGCGCTTGCGCCCGCGCGGGCTGGTGCGGCCCGTCTCCCAGGCCCGGACCGTGGCGCGGGTGACCCCTACGGCCGCCGCGACCTGCTCCTCGCTCAGCGACTTCGCCTCCCGCAGCCTGCGAAGCTCCTTGGGCGGGGGGAGCGGATGGGCGGCTGCCGTGCCGGTCGTGCTCTGTGTCATGAGGGCTCCCCGCCCGGCCTGCACTGGGTAAAAAAGTACATAACCGTATATTGAGCGACACGGCCGTCATTCGCCCGTTACATCGAATAAGCGCGTGTCGTTGGCAGCATTGCGGCGTGACCCAAGTGACCGAACACAGCCCGTTGTTGTCGGCAGAGCGGACGCGGCCCGCCGTACTGGCCTCGGCGCTGCTGCGCGGGGTGCTTGCCGCGGGGCTCGGACTGGGCTCCGTCCTGGTGCTCGTCATGGTGCTGTGGATCAGCTCCCCGGCCTCCGACAGTGGTCCGGGCGAGGCCCTTCACACGGCTGCGGGCCTCTGGCTGCTGGCCCATGGCGCGGAACTGATCAGAACCGGCACGCTGACCGGGACCCCTGCCCCCATCGGTGTCGTTCCCCTGTTGCTCGGCGTCTTGCCGGTCTGGCTGGTGCACCGTGCGGTGAGGGACGTGCTGGAGCCCGACGAAGGGCGCGGCGCACCCTCGCCCCGGGGCGCGTTCGGCCTGGTGACGGGCGGATATTTGCTGGTCGGGGCGGTGGTGGCGCTCTACGCGCGAGGCGCCTCGCTGTCCGCCGAGCCGCTGTCCCTGCTGTTCCCGTCGGCCTTCGTGGTGGCGGGCGCGGCGGCGGCCGGGGTGTGGACGGCCTCCGGGCGCCCGCTCGGACCGCCGCCTTTCTGGGCGCCGGTGCGGCTGCACGAGGCGATGGCCCGCTCCCGGTTCGCGCGGCGGGCGGAGGTGGTGGGCCGGTCCGCGGCGGCCGGGGTGACGGTTTTGCTGGGTGGGGGTGCGCTGGTGGTCGCGGCGGCGCTGGTGTGGCACGCGAATCCGGTGCAGGAGTCGTTCCTGCGGCTCTCCGGCGACTGGGCCGGGAGGTGGGCGGTGCTGTTCCTCGCGCTGCTGCTGGTGCCGAACGCGGCGGTGTGGGGCGCGGCGTACGGGCTCGGGTCCGGGTTCGCGCTCGGTACGGCGTCCACGGTCACCCCGGGCGCCTTCGCGGGCCGCCCGGCGCTGCCGGACTTCCCGCTGCTGGCCGCGATGCCGGCCGAGGGCGCGGGTTCGCCGCTGAACTGGGCGGCCTCGGCGGTCCCGGTCGCGGCGGCGCTGACGGTCGCCTGGTTCACCGCACGACGGGCGGCGCCCGCCCAGGGTGCGCGCGAGGGCGCGTGGAGCCGGCGGGAGACCGCGTTCACGGCCGCGCTGGGAGCGGTGGGGTGCGGGATCGGCACCGCGCTGCTGGCGGCGGCGGCCGGGGGACCGCTGGGGACCCGGGCACTGGCGGAGTTCGGGCCCGTGTGGTGGCTGACGGGGGCCGCGGCCCTGGCGTGGACGGCCGCGCTCGGAGTCCCGGCGGCACTGTTGCTGCGGGCCTGGCGGCTGCGCGGACGTATCGCAC
It contains:
- a CDS encoding VWA domain-containing protein, whose translation is MVLGADSAESTGCALTGRDAAMDGALTALYEGAGRKPGGRGSGGRSAGLGASAPSVARWLGDIRTYFPSSVVQIMQRDAIDRLGLSALLLEPEMLEAVEADVHLVGTLLSLNKVMPETTKETARAVVRKVVETLESRLTTRTRAALTGALDRSVKVSRPRHHDIDWNRTIRANLKNYLTLPGKDGEDGAGTVVPERLIGYGRAAQSVKKDVILCIDQSGSMAASVVYASVFGAVLASMRTLRTRLVVFDTAVVDLTDQLDDPVDVLFGTQLGGGTDINRALAYCQSRITRPADTVVVLISDLYEGGIRNEMLKRVAAMKASGVQFVTLLALSDEGAPAYDRDHAAALAALGAPAFACTPDLFPEVMAAAIEKRPLPVPDGEASA
- the sucC gene encoding ADP-forming succinate--CoA ligase subunit beta yields the protein MDLFEYQARDLFAKHGVPVLAGEVIDTPEAAREATERLGGKSVVKAQVKVGGRGKAGGVKLAATPDEAVARATDILGMDIKGHTVHKVMIAELSPEIEAEYYVSYLLDRTNRTFLAMASVQGGMDIEEVAEKTPEALAKVPVNAVDGVDIVKAREIVAQAKFPADVAEGVAEAMVTLWDTFVAEDALLVEVNPLVKTKDGRILALDGKVSLDENADFRQPGHEALEDKAAANPLEAAAKAKNLNYVKLDGEVGIIGNGAGLVMSTLDVVAYAGENHGNVKPANFLDIGGGASAEVMANGLEIILGDPDVKSVFVNVFGGITACDEVANGIVQALELLKSKGEAVTKPLVVRLDGNNAELGRKILSDANHPLVQRVDTMDGAADKAAELAAAAK
- the sucD gene encoding succinate--CoA ligase subunit alpha; translation: MAIFLTKDSKVIVQGMTGATGMKHTKLMLADGTNIVGGVNPRKAGTSVDFDGSEIPVFGSVKEAMEKTGANVSVLFVPPAFSKAAVIEAIDAEIPLAVVITEGIAVHDSAAFWAYAGAKGNKTRIIGPNCPGLITPGQSNAGIIPGDITKPGRIGLVSKSGTLTYQMMYELRDIGFSSAVGIGGDPVIGTTHIDALAAFEADPETDLIVMIGEIGGDAEERAADFIAKNVTKPVVGYVAGFTAPEGKTMGHAGAIVSGSSGTAQAKKEALEAAGVRVGKTPTETAKLAREILGA
- a CDS encoding DUF5682 family protein, which encodes MTGAPHPGGPLLLGVRHHGPGSARAVGAALEAARPRAVLIEGPPEGDALLPLAADEQMRPPVALLAHAVDDPGRAAFWPLAEFSPEWVAIRWALAHGVPVRFIDLPAAHSLAITEEEERRAPAEQDGGPGPAPSAPVDPIGVLAETAGYDDAERWWEDVVEHRAHDGGPGDPLAAFAALGEAMTALREVYGDGGHPRDAVREAYMRIQLRTARKEFGDDFAVVCGAWHVPALETRTTLAADRALLKGLPKVKAELTWVPWTHHRLARHSGYGAGIDSPGWYAHLFASPDRPVERWMTEVAGLLRDEDHFVSSAHVIEAVRLAATLAAMRGRPLAGLSEVTDAVRAVMCDGSDVPLALVRDRLIVGGTLGEVPDTAPAVPLQRDLTRSQRTLRLKPEPSEREMEFDLRKDTDAARSRLLHRLRILGVGWGEPTEGRGSTGTFRESWRLRWEPELYVRVAEAGVWGTTVLSAATARAESDALAATALAEVTTLAERCLLAELPEALPVVMRVLADRAALDTDVGHLADALPSLARTLRYGDVRSTDTSALGEVAAGLAERICVGLPSACTGLDTDGAAALRRQVDGVHTAIGLLAGALPANADGLRDRWRAVLRKLAARDTVAGVIRGRAARLLLDDGHLEQDDAARLMGLALSPGTPPADAAAWIEGFVGGAAGGGMLLVHDERLLALVDSWLTGVSPDTFTDVLPLLRRTFSAYESGVRRTLGELVRRGPAAGGGAGATGAVPGGGATAPGFGPVLDGPRADAVLPVLHLLLGLHADAPTEKYEYTEEPLGATA
- a CDS encoding helix-turn-helix domain-containing protein, which translates into the protein MTQSTTGTAAAHPLPPPKELRRLREAKSLSEEQVAAAVGVTRATVRAWETGRTSPRGRKREAYARLIGTGDADALTPGAPNKWSTDDAARAAGAPPKTAPTAGSGRDTGSGSVAAAAAPATTAPADPAASAASAASETDAEIEAGPSAAEAFDALYRHSAAALFRQTYLLTGRRGLSREAVGKAFGLAWQRWPEVAVDRDPVGWVRAAAYDHAMAPWHRFRREHRHLDPPPEAPGPRALLDAMLALPPSYRRTLLLHDGVGLGLPETAAETEASTPAAAGRLMTARAAVAERVPEFAEPSTPAEQSALLHERLGALALAQPASSLPVPELIRTCSERKAQLWTRAAIAFTVLLIGLTLIALATAPRKYEPPRSPAQQVGGVPPLGGPQKLTPQTEKLQKKLGGELVHGPARLVPRAG
- a CDS encoding DUF6350 family protein, producing MTEHSPLLSAERTRPAVLASALLRGVLAAGLGLGSVLVLVMVLWISSPASDSGPGEALHTAAGLWLLAHGAELIRTGTLTGTPAPIGVVPLLLGVLPVWLVHRAVRDVLEPDEGRGAPSPRGAFGLVTGGYLLVGAVVALYARGASLSAEPLSLLFPSAFVVAGAAAAGVWTASGRPLGPPPFWAPVRLHEAMARSRFARRAEVVGRSAAAGVTVLLGGGALVVAAALVWHANPVQESFLRLSGDWAGRWAVLFLALLLVPNAAVWGAAYGLGSGFALGTASTVTPGAFAGRPALPDFPLLAAMPAEGAGSPLNWAASAVPVAAALTVAWFTARRAAPAQGAREGAWSRRETAFTAALGAVGCGIGTALLAAAAGGPLGTRALAEFGPVWWLTGAAALAWTAALGVPAALLLRAWRLRGRIAPEQPTAGATAGPDSTDGTKKDEAKEPEAAVVAPGPGEPGEGATPTGRRWWPWRSRRKAEPDGPNAETDPVPGPAPVPGHGPAPAHTPVPVSVFGRGDPADEDIELYDFLPAGPWRASAVDERADRSAEAGPVRPPDVTS